The genomic interval ACATCGTACGGCTTCGGCAGAGGGTTTGAGAGGTTGGCCATGGAAGATAAGGTGAAGCGGTGAATAGTGGGCTTGAGCCATCAACGGGGCGATCGCGACAGGGGCGCGTACAGGGCTATTTGACCTAAAGCCACCAGGCCTAAGCCCGCCAGCAAGAGGCTGAAAAAGGTTCTGATAGCTGTTTTTTGAATGCCGATTTTTGCCCTCGCTTCCAGCGCCTGAGCACTTTCGCCCAGGCGTTCGATCGCGCGCGCTTTTTGGGCCGCATCGACGTTCAAATTCAGGGGTGAATTCGGCTGGGGGGCGAAGGTTTGAATGCGCTGCTCCAGATTTTGCGTTTGGGTGGCCAGGTTCGCGATCGCCAGGCTGCTAAACTGAACGCTGTCTCGCAGGTAGAAAAAACTGCTCAGGCTCAGGCAGAGCCCCAGCCCGCAACAGGCCCAGGCCAAGCGCTTTAGCCCCCTGGGCCTGGGCTGAAAGCCGTGGCACAGCAACCCGCCTGCAAACAGCAGAATGACGCAGCGTTCCCCCACCTGCTGCATGTACCCCATCCGCCATTCGAGGGAAGCCTGTAGGGGACTGAGGCTCAGGGCGAGCAGGTCCAAGCTAACGCCGACCAGGCAGATCAGGCCAGTGATCAGGGCCAGGGTGTAGACGAGGCGCTGGGGCTGGGGTAGGGCACCGCTGGGTTGGGACAACCTCATGGCTATTTCCCCCAGACTTTACGCCGTTCCGCTGACCCTGGGGAGCGACGGTTCTGCTGACGCCAGACGGCCACACCAAGGCCCAAAATACCGGGAATCAGGAGGGGCGAGGGAACGTCAGTGGTGCTGGTGGTTTGAGTGCTGGCCAGCCTGAGCGAGGCGACGCTAAAGTTTTCATCGCCGTTTTGGGTGGCCATAAACCGGATGGTGGCGATCGCCACGTCGGTCACAAAGCCCCAGTTTTTCGTGCCGTTGGGCACCGCCACCACCTGGGTAATGCCATCAATGCCGGTGATGGCGATCTGCGTATTTTTAGTAAACGCACTGGAGGTAAAGTCCAGAAATAATCCTTGAACAGCTTCCGGAAAGGTCCACTGCACGGCAATACTCTGCTTGCCGGTGTTGCCGTAGCTGACGCTATAGCCGCTGCCGTCAATGCCGTGTTTGGTCAGGGTGGTGGGGGTCAGGGTGGCGTCTGGATCGCTCAGCACGCCGTTGATACTCAACTGACTGGTGATGCCGGTATTGCAAAAATTACCCAGGGTGACGTAGTTGCCGCCGTTGCTGTAGGGGGCACAGTCCAACCCGGCCAGGCTGCGGTTTTGCAGAGAAAAATCGGTGCCGCTGCCAGTCAGGGCATCTTGCCAGGCACTGGCATCGGTGAAGGTGCCCGAGACGGTGAGGGCCTGGGCTGGGGAGGTGGCCAACAGCAGCGATGCCGTTGACACCATGGCTGTCTTGAGTAGCGTTTTGAGAGTCATGTCTGAGCTGGGGTTTGGGTTAATTCAAAACTACGGTTGGCCGCCGTCGGGGGCGGCGGCGTAAGAGAACAATGGCCGCGATCGCCAGCAGGCCCAGGGCGCTGTGCATTTCAAAGGGCACGTCTTGGATCTCGGCAGCAGAGTATGGATCGTTGCTCGTACCACCGGTCGTCTCAAAGACCGTTTGGGTGGCGGTGTTGTCGCCTGTCACATCGCTGCTATTGGTCTCACCGCCCCCTGGCAGAGCCAGGGAACCGGCGGAGGTGGTGGCGTCGGTGACGGGATCAGAGTTCGTCAGGGTGAAATCACTGTCTGAGGTGCTGGCGCTGAGGTCGCCGCCGCTGGCGATCTGGGAGCCGCCGCTTTGGGTTTCTCCCTCGATTTCCAGTAGGGAAACGCTGTCGCTGAGTTGCAGGGAGGGGTCGCCGGTGTAGAGAATGCTGTCGGCGTTGGGGTCGCTGCTGTACAGGGTGATGCCCCCGGTGGTGGACGCCATATCGGTGCTGGCCATGGGGGCCAGGTAGCCGTCGCCGTCGCTGTAGAGGCTGGTGAAGCCCTCCAGCCCCGAACCGGCGGTGGTCTGGTCGTCGAGGCTGCTGGTATCCACCAGCCAGAGGTTGCTGCCTGTCAGGGTCAGCGCGTTGCTGTCCTGGGTGCCCAGATCGCTATATTCAACTTGTTCAAGCTCGGTAGAGTAGGTGTCGATGGTGCCAACGGAAAGAGACATGATGATTACGGGGTAACGACGACGGGTAGGGGGAGAAGCGGTGGAACCGCTCTCCCAGGGATGCTACTGGGTACACACAAGTCTGGTTTGGCCTTATCTCCCCCGACTTGGCCCCCCAAATCCCCCAATTCTGGGGGACTTTGAAGTCCGACCCCCCCGATTTCGGGGCCAGGGCGGCCAAAATCGACGGCGGTTCGCGAGATGGGTGTACTTAGTCGCCCTGGGGCGAAGGGCAGGGGTGAGGGCAAACGGTCGGGCGGTCATTCTGGAGGCCGCTAAGGCGACTTCTGGAAAACTTTCTCCCTAATGGTGGGCAGTGCCCACCCTAGGGTGGTTGTAGCCGCTGGATAGAGCAGGGATTTTCTTTTTCAGAAACCTCCTAAACGTTGCGGATGGCTGCACCGCTCCAGCCGGTGGCCAGCCAGATCCAGGAGCGCACCATGTCGCGGCCAATGCGGAAGGGGGATTCTGCTGGCCGGGTGGAGGGGGTGACCACGGGGGTAAAGGCGATCCGGTGACTGCCCAGGATGATGGTGGCAATCGCCCGAGCCCTGGCCATGTGGTAGTCGGAGGTGACCAGGTAGAGGTGATGGACATTCTGGTGCTGGAAGGTTTTCACCAGGGTGGTGAAGTTGGTGACGGTATCGACCGCCTGGTAGTCGAGGGTGATGCGATCGCGGCTCACCCCAAGGGCATCAAAGATGGGATAGGCCTGGTCTGGACCGAGGCCGGAGGACAACCAGACCGGCAGACCGGGGCGCAGGCTGGCCAGGCGGGCGGCGGTGCCCTCGCGATCGCGCTGTCCGCCCAGGATCAAAATGCCGTCGGGCTGGGGCCACAGCCAGTGGGCGATCGCCAGGTTGATCGGACCATAGAGCAGCAGCAGACAGGTGCTGCTGAGCAGGAACCGCCAGAGAAACCGTCTCCAGCGCCGCCACAGCCCCAGACCTGGTCGAGAAGCAGAGGGACTCATCGTTTGCATTGAGGCATCCAGGGACGAGACAACAACCTGTTTCTACTGTTGGGCAGGCGGGGTTGCGATCGCGGTTGCGCTGGTGTCTAACTTATTCGGGCTGGGCAAACTGGGTCAAAAAGGCGGCGGCGGCCTCGGCAGGCAGCGGCGGGGCAAACAGGTAGCCCTGGGCGCGATCACAGTTTAGTCGCTTGAGGTACTGCAGCTGAGCCTCGGTCTCTACCCCTTCGGCGATGATCTTCAGGCCCAGGCGATTGCTGAGGGTGATGATCGTCTTGACAATTTCGGCATTTTTGCCGCCCGGCGTCATGTGCATGACAAAGGAGCGATCGATCTTGAACGCGTTGACCGGCAGCCGGTGCAGGTAGCTGAGGGACGAGTAGCCGGTGCCAAAGTCGTCGATGCTGACGCGAATGCCTCGGCTCTGCAGCTTTTCGAGCACTTGCACCATGGGTTGCAGCTGCTCGATCAGCATACTTTCGGTGATCTCCAAGGCCAGGTGCCGTCCGTCCAGCCCGGTTTCGGCCAGAATGCGATCGATGCTACTCAGCAGATCGGGGTAGATCAAATCGGTCACCACCAGATTGGTGCTGATGGTCAGGTCGCTGTGGTCGGGAAACTGCCGTTGCCAGGCCACCAGCTGACGGCAGGCCGTCTGCAGCACCCAGCGATCGAGGGGGGCAATCAACCCCGTTTCTTCCGCCAGGGGAATAAATTTGTCGGGGGAGATAAAGCCCCGAGTCGGGTGTTGCCAGCGCACCAGGGCTTCGAACCCACTGACGCGGTGGCGCTGGATGTCGATAATCGGCTGGTAGTAGACCACCAGTTCTTCGTTGACCAGGGCGTTGCGCAGGTCCTGCT from Leptolyngbya sp. KIOST-1 carries:
- a CDS encoding YdcF family protein, yielding MQTMSPSASRPGLGLWRRWRRFLWRFLLSSTCLLLLYGPINLAIAHWLWPQPDGILILGGQRDREGTAARLASLRPGLPVWLSSGLGPDQAYPIFDALGVSRDRITLDYQAVDTVTNFTTLVKTFQHQNVHHLYLVTSDYHMARARAIATIILGSHRIAFTPVVTPSTRPAESPFRIGRDMVRSWIWLATGWSGAAIRNV